In a genomic window of Amycolatopsis japonica:
- a CDS encoding putative acetyltransferase → MTLPDVPVGTRVVVRYRIEGGFTDALGYLRSRDDTECTVETKRGLATIRLADIVLAKTVPPPPTPRTPRER, encoded by the coding sequence GTGACCCTCCCGGACGTCCCGGTCGGCACGAGGGTCGTCGTGCGGTATCGGATCGAAGGCGGGTTCACCGACGCCCTCGGCTACCTGCGCTCCCGTGACGACACGGAATGCACGGTGGAGACCAAACGCGGACTCGCGACGATCCGGCTGGCGGACATCGTCCTGGCGAAGACGGTCCCGCCGCCTCCTACTCCACGCACCCCTCGTGAGCGGTAA
- a CDS encoding glutaredoxin family protein, translating to MSDLIVYGAGWCPDVKRSRALLDSKGVEYDYIDVEADSGAEETVRALQNGERRIPTIVWPDGTHLVEPSDDELTAHLNR from the coding sequence ATGAGCGACCTCATCGTGTACGGCGCCGGCTGGTGCCCCGACGTCAAACGCAGCCGGGCCCTGCTGGACTCGAAGGGCGTCGAGTACGACTACATCGACGTCGAAGCGGACTCCGGCGCGGAGGAGACGGTGCGCGCGCTGCAGAACGGTGAGCGGCGGATCCCGACCATCGTCTGGCCGGACGGCACCCACCTGGTCGAGCCGAGCGACGACGAGCTCACCGCGCACCTGAACCGGTGA
- a CDS encoding helix-turn-helix transcriptional regulator has translation MGIRSSRVIGRDAELAELSGALDRAIAGRGGAIFLVGEGGIGKSRLAVEAASRAVAADIPVLQGRASSIGPLVPFRPLTQALLSHFRGGGPPEATELDPFIPVLAQLIPDWSRGDRPRESGSLMVLAEAVFRLLAVTSRDRGALLVLDDLQDADAETLFILEYLVDNLPAAQTLFVGTLRNEPSDALRLATSGAQRMSCTIAELGRLGLADTHALAAACLETEPGQLPSTATELLWRNSAGLPFIVEELLHGMVNDGLLVEGRDGWRVIGELRARVPAALVTSIGARMEQLGEQAGELLSVAAIIGRRFPLTVVQKVTGTNDRTLHNHLGAAVSANLVTTDEMTPGWYAFRHPLTAEALLARQSPARKAELARQTADAVEELYPGLPGDLCALVASLRLTALDERAAGRLFAETGRRALDAGAADSAVTMLTKALDLLAGADAGDRAEVLETLVHALGQTGQFDRAVELSAAFGEIGTLERAAKLRTQLAWAAYIAGRHDECLGQIERARAPLGSAITRAQQAALDAVEANLWLDVPGKTGTAERLARQAWKVAEATEQPFVVCQALQVLGMLALSRDLSESEHYMQLARRTAEDNHLHHLRTQALVRLGGHRVLMNGDEQTLLLARADAQRTGSITLHCAVDSVRTMHAILRCDFGTAHTLLAENLAVLGRLRLTALLQYAHMTRAMSAGHRADRPAMEQALDDFRESGGENAQEMVLSIGLARVFCSLLEEDFDRARRELGQVIELEDRRPSRFHLAGQHGLRTLVDTLGGAPCPEDGSAVSGMRWNRQFVEFARAVEHGRRGDAAEAERAVASALETSAPYPLARHLGLRLIAEPAAADGWGDPAGWLKEAEEYFHGRDIQAVAAACRTLLRKLGAPVRQRRSGVDRVPGDLRAAGVTVREYEVLVLLAERMGNKDIGARLHISPRTVEKHVASLLAKTGLADRAALAEHAAGPRPGML, from the coding sequence GTGGGTATCCGTTCGTCGCGGGTGATCGGCCGCGACGCCGAACTGGCCGAGCTCTCCGGGGCTCTCGATCGCGCCATCGCGGGTCGCGGCGGCGCGATCTTTCTCGTGGGCGAAGGCGGCATCGGCAAATCCCGGCTCGCCGTCGAAGCCGCCTCGCGAGCGGTCGCCGCCGACATCCCGGTGCTGCAGGGCAGGGCCAGTTCGATCGGCCCGCTCGTCCCGTTCCGTCCGCTCACCCAGGCGCTGCTGTCGCATTTCCGCGGCGGGGGCCCTCCGGAGGCGACCGAACTCGACCCGTTCATTCCCGTGCTCGCCCAGCTCATCCCCGATTGGAGCCGAGGAGATCGGCCCAGGGAGTCAGGCTCCCTGATGGTGCTCGCCGAAGCGGTGTTCCGGCTGCTGGCCGTCACCAGCCGCGACCGCGGCGCGCTCCTGGTCCTCGACGATCTCCAGGACGCCGACGCCGAGACACTGTTCATCCTCGAATACCTCGTCGACAACCTGCCGGCGGCGCAGACCCTGTTCGTCGGCACGCTCCGCAACGAGCCCTCCGACGCGCTGCGCCTGGCGACCTCCGGAGCACAGCGGATGAGTTGCACAATCGCTGAACTCGGCAGGCTCGGCCTCGCCGACACCCACGCGCTCGCCGCCGCCTGCCTCGAGACCGAACCTGGGCAGTTGCCATCGACCGCGACGGAACTGTTGTGGCGCAACAGCGCCGGCCTTCCGTTCATCGTCGAGGAACTGCTCCACGGCATGGTGAACGACGGTCTGCTGGTCGAAGGCCGCGACGGCTGGCGCGTCATCGGCGAACTCCGCGCCCGCGTCCCCGCCGCGCTGGTCACCAGTATCGGCGCTCGGATGGAGCAACTCGGCGAGCAGGCCGGCGAACTGCTTTCGGTCGCGGCGATCATCGGCCGCCGCTTCCCGCTGACGGTGGTGCAGAAGGTCACCGGGACCAACGACCGGACGCTGCACAACCACCTCGGCGCCGCGGTCTCCGCGAACCTGGTGACCACCGACGAGATGACGCCCGGCTGGTACGCCTTCCGACATCCGCTGACCGCGGAAGCGCTGCTGGCGCGCCAGTCACCGGCGCGGAAGGCGGAACTCGCCCGGCAAACCGCCGACGCGGTCGAGGAGCTGTACCCGGGACTGCCGGGCGACCTGTGCGCGCTCGTCGCGTCTCTCCGGCTGACCGCCCTGGACGAGCGGGCGGCGGGCCGGCTGTTCGCGGAGACCGGCCGTCGCGCTCTCGACGCGGGTGCCGCGGACTCCGCGGTCACGATGCTCACCAAGGCCCTCGACCTGCTCGCCGGGGCCGACGCGGGTGATCGGGCCGAGGTGCTGGAGACGCTGGTGCACGCGCTCGGGCAGACCGGCCAGTTCGACCGGGCCGTCGAGCTTTCCGCGGCGTTCGGTGAGATCGGCACGCTCGAACGGGCCGCGAAACTGCGCACCCAGCTGGCGTGGGCCGCCTACATCGCGGGACGGCACGACGAATGCCTCGGCCAGATCGAACGCGCCCGTGCTCCCCTCGGCTCGGCGATCACCCGCGCTCAGCAGGCGGCACTCGACGCCGTCGAAGCGAACCTCTGGCTCGACGTCCCCGGCAAGACCGGCACGGCCGAGCGGCTCGCGCGTCAGGCGTGGAAGGTCGCCGAGGCGACCGAGCAGCCGTTCGTCGTCTGCCAGGCGTTGCAAGTGCTCGGGATGCTCGCCCTGTCGCGGGATCTCAGCGAATCCGAGCACTACATGCAACTCGCGCGGCGGACCGCCGAAGACAACCATCTGCACCATCTCCGCACCCAGGCGCTGGTCCGGCTCGGCGGACATCGCGTGCTGATGAACGGCGACGAGCAGACCTTGCTGCTCGCTCGCGCCGACGCCCAGCGGACCGGGTCGATCACGCTGCACTGCGCGGTCGATTCCGTGCGCACCATGCACGCGATCCTGCGCTGCGATTTCGGCACCGCGCACACGTTGCTCGCGGAGAACCTCGCCGTGCTGGGCAGGCTCCGGCTGACCGCGTTGCTGCAGTACGCGCATATGACCAGGGCGATGTCGGCCGGGCACCGGGCGGACCGGCCCGCGATGGAGCAGGCACTCGACGACTTCCGCGAGAGCGGCGGCGAGAACGCGCAGGAGATGGTGCTCAGCATCGGGCTGGCGCGTGTCTTCTGCTCGCTGCTCGAGGAGGACTTCGACCGGGCCCGCCGCGAACTCGGCCAGGTCATCGAGCTGGAGGACCGGCGGCCGAGCCGGTTCCATCTCGCCGGCCAGCACGGGCTCCGGACGCTCGTCGACACCCTCGGCGGCGCGCCCTGCCCGGAGGACGGCTCCGCGGTGAGCGGGATGCGGTGGAACCGGCAGTTCGTCGAATTCGCGCGCGCCGTCGAGCACGGCAGGCGCGGTGACGCGGCCGAAGCCGAACGAGCGGTGGCCTCCGCGCTGGAGACGTCGGCGCCCTATCCCCTGGCCCGCCATCTCGGGCTCCGGCTGATCGCCGAGCCGGCCGCGGCCGACGGCTGGGGCGATCCGGCGGGCTGGCTCAAGGAGGCCGAAGAGTACTTCCACGGCAGGGACATCCAGGCGGTGGCGGCCGCCTGCCGGACGCTGCTCCGCAAGCTCGGCGCGCCCGTCCGGCAACGGCGCTCCGGGGTCGACCGGGTGCCCGGCGACCTGCGCGCGGCCGGGGTCACCGTGCGCGAATACGAGGTGCTCGTGCTGCTCGCCGAGCGGATGGGGAACAAGGACATCGGCGCCCGCCTGCACATCTCGCCCCGGACGGTCGAGAAGCATGTCGCGAGCCTGCTCGCCAAGACCGGGCTCGCCGACCGTGCGGCCCTCGCCGAACACGCCGCCGGACCGCGACCTGGCATGCTGTGA